The genomic region agtgtgtgtgtgtatatatatatatatatatatatatatatatatatatatatacacacacttatatatataaatacaggtagccctcaatttacgccggggttaggttccagaaggattggttgtaaattgaaactgttgcaaattgaaacccagtttataatgtaagtcaatgggaagtgagggagttaggttccatgcccctctcaaaattgtcataagtaacacctaatacattatttttaaagctttgaaatgaagactttgaatgctaaacagcattagacacagaatatataattaaactaagttaaattaacaaaaacttttgcaaaacagcattataaacctaataaaaatcacacaacacagactttacttgcatttttttgcaaacagttctttctatgcattccaatctggatggatttatagacaggaagatcttgttcctttgaaagctgctcgatagctcaggtctagctagctacactgattaatttcagcctgcttgtgtgcttggcttgcatatctttgctgcaacacaagcagacagctccacctactggctattttaattaatgcactgcttctcaatgcttttcaataagtcacatgactgaaaaaaaaggttgttattctgaaacggtgcaaattgaaccgttgtaaaccgagggccacctgtatatatatatatgtgtgtgtgtgtgtgtgtgtgtgtttatgtgtaagtatatgtatgtgtaaaaacataaataaacaataaacatatatacacccatacacatatttagacatatatgtttaaaatatagctttttttattcaaataccttgtcatataccaaatacctttaaatcttaataaaaaaatgtatcaatgtttataaaaataattttttatcagatagtgtatatgagtgtatcagtttattttaatgtatttatgttgagtttggtgtacattttttttaacactgaggcctagattatgagtggagtgcattaTTGCGCTTTGGTATTACAAACAAggcgcaatgcgaacacaacctcacgAGAGTGCGCTAaaataggctctaatgggagtctTGTTGTCAGACATGGCAATCCATGTAATGCTGTGCACAGGGCAAATCACACAttgttgggcagcaaaataaaaacaaatatgtttatgaatatatatatatatatatatatatatatatttatgtgtttatatgtgaaacaacacatattaacacacacacacacacatatatatatatatatatatatatatatatatatatatatatatatatatatacacatatatatttacagtaattatATAGTCCCCCATTAATCTCTATGTAAAGGTACGTTTagtgccaaaacattttttaaacacctcacatctcctcactttaaccccttatatctgcttctgcatttttttttgtttgttttttatttaggtaCTCATATTTTTACTTAATTTCATACAAatgtcctctttatttgggggggggaggcaatggggcacatttttttcattaaccagaggtctgaccgctGCTTAATTACgctaagcgcaaagtgaaaccacaCGCTCGGGGAGCATTAACTAGCCGCTTGTAATGGCTAATTATTTATTTTCAGTCAccctaacccaacaagcacaaatttagtttgtgcttgagcaaacgtgtttactttcaacatgttcTCGATATTGCTTATCACGGCTCGCGCAAACaatagcgtaccacttgtaatctatccatgaattatgaaaatattaaaggaacaatgtactcAGACAAGTAACTGATAAGAGTTATTTGTAATGCAATCACTGGGAACAACCTCCCAATTGGAGGTGGCTTTCTGCaactgcctcttgtttacatatctcTTCTATAGAGAATACTGCAGTACTCATATTTCAGTAAAGGTGTCAATTTCAGCagacaaaatcaactatttcaaatgaaaaaataaaagttaaagagCTAATTGTTAACAATCTAATACACTCTAACAGGTAAAATGGGAACACAGTAAAGGAGAGTAACAGAGGCTCCTCTTAATATTAATACaaaatccttttttctttttttttttttttttaactaaaccctGAATAGATTTTTGAAACATTTGATTGAAAGAGTTAAATGCAGTTTAAGTCATATTGTGCACATTGTTGCTATTTAGATGATTCACATCATATGAGGATTTTACCCTGTTTATATCATAACTCCTACATACTTAATCATAGGATTGCCTGCCATCTATTTATTATGGATAGTGAATGCAAGAATACAATTATATGTTAAAAGCAGCACTGAATTTTATAAATTGTCTCTGCCTACATATGTTTAAACTGTATTCAGTTTATTTAAAACTGCTGAGCTGagtttttgttgttattgtttttttgtttgtttgttttttgccagcAGAGACTAACCTTTGTCTATTTCAtcttcatttttataaaaataaatgaatgagaCTAAAGGATTGATATCcacaacacacacacttaaagACAGGACATATCTACAAAAACAGAACCCTCAAATGAAagaacatattttattattaatttaaatactgAATTTACTTAAACAGTATAAAGAACAATACTTTTTTTGTCTAGTTTGTATCACCCCTTACATACAAGTGGGTTACTGAAACATGGCAAGTATGTCTAAGCTGCACATATGTTTaccacatacagaacatgttcaGTATACACACATTAGACCACCCATAGTTTTTAAAAAGTGCTATAAGCTGTTGCCATGGCAGTAATATAATGAAGGTTAAATAAAGCATGTTTTCCCTTAAAAAGACAAACACATCAATACTGTTTGTTTATGAAAGTAGATCATTCAGATTTCTTGGGTAAAACTGCCTCAGTAATCAAATCACAATATGGCTTTTACTTAGGTTTACATTTTGGTGGGTTCTGTGACATAATAGAGAAACTTTTTCTATTTTATGTAAACATTCTATagttcatagtgtgtgtgtatatgtgtgcttgcctgtgtgtctgtgtgtgtgtgtatgtgtgtctgtgtgtgtgtatatgtgtgcttgtctatgtgcgtgtgcatgtgtgtgtgtttgtgttgtttgTCTGTgtacgtgtgcatgtgtgtgtgtgtatatgtgtggtgtgtctgtgtgtgtgtgtgtgcttgtatgtgtgcatgtgtgtgtatttgtgtgtgtgtgtgtgtttatatgtgtgtgtgcttgtgtgtgtgtgtgtttgtctgtgtacatctgcatgtgtgtatatgtgtttttgtgtgtgtgtgtgtttatatgtgtttgtgtgcttgtgtgtgtatgtttgtctgtgtttgtgtgcgtgtgtgtgtttttatatgcgtgtgtacgtgtgtgtgtgtgtgtgtttgtctgtgtatgtgtgcatgtgtgtgtgtttatatgtgtgtgggtgcttgtctgtgtgcgtgtgcatgtgtgtgtatatgtgtatctgtgtataaaaTCAAATTCAAGTACAGTTCCAGTTACACAATCTGAAAAAATATGTGGCTATTCTACAAAAAAAATTCACATATTATCAGATCTGCCTAGATTAATACTGAATAATATGACTTTACTAATAATTTGCATTTCAAGGTTTCAAttctaaataaaacattttattttctttttattcaaaataacctttataaaacataataactCTGTAAAGGAATATGCACAAAGAActgcatgtttttaaaataaacagtACCTTAAAGATACCATTTACAGATGCTTTCTCTTGCTTACAAAGAAgaaaatgtacagtacataatgtaCAGTTGTGTTACCAGCCTGGGAAAGACTCTCCTTGGAAAGTAAAAGAGCAGGTAGATATTCTGTTTGAACATCTTGTCAGATACTGccacaaacttgttcagagctgtCAGATCATTCCCTTGCTTCTTGGTAATCCCAGTAAAGTTCACTAGGGTCCCTCCCCTCTTGGTTTGTAACCTAAGGCAGTGTAGTACCACATACTCATACAGATTTCAGTGCATAAAAGTCTTCCTCCTGCCtaaacaaataatttttttgaaTGATCTTCTGAAATCCTGATTGAAAATGGTATAAATCACAGGATTTAATGAGCTATTGCAGTAGCCTAtccaaaagaaaaatttaaataaagttgctgGGACTTCACAGGCTTCTCTGCATATGCCATAAAGGCTATAACTGAAAAAGAATGGGAACCAGCAAACCACAAACACTCCCATTACCACTGCTAGGACAAAGGTGAATCTCTTCTCCCTGGCTTGGGTGACTTTTCTCCTGTTAACACTGCTCCTCTTTTTCTTCCTAGAGGAGAACAGGTCCATTGATTTGTTGCTGGACCTGGAAAGGCGACTGGATTGTTTAGAGAAGGAATTGCTTTTGCTGCTTTTTCGTTCTTTGCCGGAGTCAGTATTATCTTCTCTGCTGCTGCTTTTCCTCCTTTTACTCTCAGATATGCTGCTTTCTTCAATATCTACATCGTCCAGCTCTAAAGATTTCTGGGGGGTAGGACGAGATGGGCAGTGTCCGTTCTCTTTATCAAATGGTATTTTAACTGTTGTTCCTTTACTGAACCCATTTTCTGTATGAGATCCATCTGTGGCAGGTTTCTTCTCTGATAATGTCCTGGTCCTCAGTTTAGCTACTTGATAGATACGAATATAAACCAAGATCATTATCACACAGGGagcaaagaatgatcctatacaAGAGGAGAGGATGTACCAAGTCTCATCGTTTAGTCTACACTGGGGGTAGACATCATCTTCAGGTTCTCTGTCCATAGAAATCAGAGGTGGGAATGAGATGACTGCAGAAATCAGCCAGACAGTGACAATGATCCCTTTAATCCTCCTGGGTGTCCTTTTAAGATTGTATTCTACAGCTTGGGTCACAGACCAATACCTATCCAGGCTTATTGCACATAAATGTACTATAGACGATGTGCAAAACAATACATCCAAGGCTAGATAGATATCACACCAGACGGTGCCAAAGTACCAGTATCCCATAAGTTCATTAGCCAAAGAGAAGGGCATAACTAAGGTTGCTACTAGGATGTCAGCACTGGCTAAGGAGACCAAGAACAGATTCTGGGGAGCCTTCAGTGccctgcttgttagcactgcaattACCACAAATACATTCCCCACAATTGTAAAAATAATCAGAAACCCCACAATCACTGCCAATCCCCATATGGCTGTAACGGTATATTGCCCCATGCCAGGGGGCAAAACAGGCTCAGAAGAATTAGAGAACGTGCTgttaagattagtggtgttttcaGTAACATCCATACTGTTGTTAAAGTGCCATTCATATAGTAGCTCCTCAGATACAACGTATTGTTTCCCTTGCCAAGTtaatacctggttttcaacccTCATCTCCATCCATTCTCACATCTCCTTATCCATGAGAGCATCTGCCTGAGCATAGGCTCCAGTTAAACAACAATCTTCTTAGTCAAATGACCCGATCTTTTTTATGAATCTCTTGATGTCATCTTCAAAACCAAACACATGAAGCTAGTGTAGATTTCTGCATGGTCGCAGCTCTTCTCTTGGTCCTAGTGATCCAGTAGGGGCAGTGTTTGATGCACACCAAGAGGAGGTGTTGCCCGGCTACAGCACACTGAGGATCCTTAGGTTAAATCCCAGCGTCTGCTCCTTCATCCATCCTGACTTTTGTGTCAGAGCTGTGTACTTGTATCCTGAGCTACTCTCTGACTAAAGCAAATCATCCCCCTGTGCTGCTTGTCAGTGCTGAAGCAATTCTATCTTACTCATGTGAGACTCCTATGTAATCattaaaaaaagaagggaaaaataaAATTACTTTGGAAAAAGGAATGCATTATTCactgagtattattattatttggaaacTTTAATTTTGTTCCATGGTAAGTGAAGCTCTCCTTTATTTACAGAAATGATCAGGTCTCCTGTTTAAAATGAGATTTGCTTCagatatttagttaaattaaacagAAATATATGTTGAGATATTTTCTTCTTCTTAGACACACGTGTATAAATATATTAACGCCAACCTAACTCTTTTTTCCTTTCTATGAAGGTGCTTAAGATTCAGGTGTTTGATATTATTTGATTGTGTTCTGCACGCCTCATTTATTTGGAAAACTTTGCCATACTACCCACAGGGCATGCCATATGCCAGTTAATTCAAAACGAATGTGCTATACATAATATTTTCAAGGCATAGAATAAAAAAAGGAAGCAATATTGTAATCACATCTCAACAGATCACTAATACAAAAAGGTAggcatattaaaatgtattttcacaATATGTGAAAAGCTTTTGGATTTTTATAGTACAGTACTAGTAAAGGGAGAGTAAAAGATTCCCTAATCTATGGAAGATTATGGGAAAAGATTgggattattataattattattattgtcttcTAACAATATTTACATCTAGATATTACTAATCCATTATAGTTAATATCTGTACTTACCATTTTTTctcgttattttttttttatttttttatttttttgattatagGAAAGGATCTGCAGATGCATTTAGCATTCATTGCTCGCTTGAGGTCAGTCTAACCTCGCACATCGCATGAAACTGTAATGAAAAGAAAACTCAGCCTGTTTTGTTTTATGGTATGCAATAGCTTAACGCTCTTACCCACAACATTGCAAGCAATAACCTCTCTGTGAAACAGTAATTCCACCGACTTGTGGTTTGGGAGTGCTCTTAatgactatgtaaatatatttatgcaaaaagTCTTTACTTTGTATAAATGCATTTCAAATGATTGtataatacattacaaattattataTGACTGTAGTGATACAATTGCAATCGAAGAACAGATATCTATAGTATATTTACCCCAAATCCTGTATCATTACATaccgtgatatatatatatatatatatgtgtgtgtgtgtgtgtgtaaaatagtgTAATGGTTTGTCTAATTTGGTTTATTTAAAGCTTTTTTTATGAACAATCTATTGTGTACACATAATGTTTTGATGGAAGAAACtcttgtacacacacatacacatgcacacacatagacatacacacacatagaaatacacacacacatacaaatacccacacatacacacacacacacatacatacaaatacacacacatacaaatacccacacatacatacaaatacacacacatacacactcacacatacacacacatacaaatacacactcacacatatacacacacatacaaatacccacacatacacacacacatacatacaaatacacacacatacaaatacccacacatacatacaaatacacacacatacacactcacacacatacaaatacacacacaaacacacacactcacacatacacacatacacacacatatacacacacatacaaatacacacatacacacacatacacacacatacaaatacacacacatacacacacacacacacatatacacacacatacaaacacgcacacatacacaaacacactcacacatacacacacatacacatacccacacacacacacatatacatacacatacctccacacacacacacgcacacatacacacctacacacataccaacacatacacatacacacatacacacacatacacacacatacaaatacacacacacatacacacacacacacatatacacacacatacaaacatgcacacatacacaaacacactcacacatacacacacatacccacacacacacacacatatacatacacatacctccacacacacacacgcacacatacacacctacacacataccaacacatacacacacacacatagacatacacacacatgcacacacctacacacatatgcacacatacacaaatacacagaaaaacatacgcacatacacatacaccttgTGTTTCTTTCACCATACATGTTATATCATATATAGAGAGGCTAATTAAGAGCTAATTCTGCAAGATATGCACAGACTAATTAAAATATGTATCTCAAGGAATTGATGTGCAAAAACATCAGTTTAGTAGTTCTGTCTGGTTGGTAGAAACCAATTGGATGCAATGGGTATAGAGTTAATGCattattttagccaccaatcagcaagcgctacccaggtactgaaccaaaaatggtccggctcttacgcgtacattcctgcttttcaaataaagatagcaagagaacaaagaaaaattgataataggagtaaattagaaaggtgcttaaaattgcatgctttatctgaatcatgaaataaaaaatgactttcttaaatattttataaacaatttaGGTAACATCTAATTCCGTTCCTCAGAAATGAGAATGTGGATTATGTATAactcaaaatattaaaaaaaatatttaagaaattcatgtgagtgtattatattgtatgtattatatattatattattaaattctgTGAAGTAAGTAAGCATCTCTTTTAATGCtggaattaaagtattttttttccttttgaattACAATAGTTTTTTTGCCATAAAAAAATATGTGTGCATGTGCAATGTCTACATGTAGTGTGCTTAggtaatgtagtgtttgtgtattttGTTTGTTTGATGTGTGTGTAGTATCTATAAGGTGTGTGggcagtgtgtgtagtatttgtgtagtgtatgtgcagtgtgtctagtgtttgtgtagtatgtgtgcagtgtgtctaatatttgttttgtatgtgtgcagtgtgtctgtttgttttgtatgtgtgcagtgtgtctagtgattgtgtagtgtgtgtgcagtgtgtctagtgtttgtgtagtatgtgtgcagtgtgtctaatatttgttttgtatgtgtgcagtgtgtctgtttgttttgtatgtgtgcagtgtgtctagtgattgtgtagtgtgtgtgtagtgtgtctagtgtttgtgtagtgtttgtgcagtgtgtctgtttgtgtagtatgtgtgcagtgtgtctagtgtttgtgtagtgtgtgtgcagtgtgtctagtgtttgtgtagtgtatgtgtagtgtgtgtagtgcttgtgcagtatgtgtgcagtgtttctagtgtttgtgtagtgtgtgtgcagtgtgtgtagtgcttgtgtagtatatgtgcattgtgtctagtgtttgtgtagtgtgtgtgaagtgtaagtagtgcttgtgtattatgtgtgcagtgtgtctaGTGTTTGTGTAGAGTGTGTGCAGTGTatctagtgtttgtgtagtgtatctagtgtttgtgtagtgtgtgtgcagtgtgtctagtgtttgtgtagtgtgtgtgcagtgtgtgtaatgcttgtgtagtatgtgtgcagtgtgtctagtgtttgtgcagtatgtgtgcagtgtgtctagtgtttgtgtagtgtgtgtgcactatgtctagtgtagtatgtgtgcagtgttctagtttttgtgtagtgtgtgtgcagtgtgtctagtgtttgtgtattatgtgtgcAGTTTGTCTAGTGATTGTGTAGTGTgtctagtgtttgtgtagtgtttgtgcagtgtgtctgtctgtgtagtatgtgtgcagtgtgtctagtgtttgtgtagtgtgtgtgcagtgtgtctagtgtttgtgtagtgtatgtgtattgtgtgtagtgtttgtgtagtatgtgtgcaatgtgtctagtgtttgtgtagtgtgtgtgtgcaatgtgtggtattgcttgtgtagtatgtgtgcagtgtgtctagtgtttgtgcagtatgtgtgcagtgtgtctagtgtttgtgtagtgtgtgtgcagtgtgtctagTTTAGAATGTGTGCAGTGTGTCTAGtatttgtgtattgtgtgtgcagtgtttctagtgtttgtgtagtgtgtgtgcagtgtgagtAGTGCTTGTGTAttatgtgtgcagtgtgtctagtgtttgtgtagagtgtgtgcagtgtgtctagtgtttgtgtagtgtgtgtgcagtgtgtctagtgtttgtgttgtatgtgtgcagtgtgtagtGCTTGTttagtatgtgtgcagtgtgtctagtgtttgtacagtatgtgtgcagtgtgtctagtgtttgtgtagtgtgtgtgcagtgtatctagtgtagtatgtgtgcagtgtgtgtctAGTGTTTGTGTAGAGTGTGTGCAGTGTGTCTAGTGTTTTTGTAGTATGTGTGCATTGTgtctagtgtttgtgtagtgtgtgcagtgtgtctagtgtttgtgtagtatgtgtgcagtgtgcctagtgtttgtgtagtgtgtgtgcagtgtgtatagtgcttgtgtagtatgtTTGCATTCTGTCTAGTGTTTTtgtagtatgtgtgcagtgtgtatagTGTTTGTGCTGTACGTGTGCAGTGtgtctagtgtttgtgtgtgtgcagtgtgtctagtgtttgtgtagtgtgtgtgtgcagtgtgtagtgtttgtgtagtgtgtctagtgtttgtgtgtgtgcagtgtgtctagtgtttgtgtagtgtgtgtgcagtgtgtagtatgtgtgcagtgtgtctagtgtttgtgtagtgtgtgtgcagtgtgtagtgtttgtgtagtgtgtgtgcagagtacatagtgcttgtgtagtatgtgtgcagtgtgtctagtgtttgtgtagtgtgtgtgcagtgtgtctagtgcttgtgtagtatgtgtgcagtgtgtctagtgttgtgcagtatgtgtgcagtgtttctagtgtttgtgtagtatgtgtgcatTGTGTCtagtgtctgtgtagtgtgtgtagtgcttGTGTAttatgtgtgcagtgtgtctagtgtttgttcagtatgtgtgcagtgtgtctagtgtttgtgtgtgcgcagTGTGTCTGTTTGagtagtgtgtgtgcagtgtgtctagtgtttgtgtagtgtgtgtgcagagtacatagtgtttgtgtagtatgtgtgcagtgtgtctagtgtttgttcagtatgtgtgcagtgtgtctagtgtttgtgtagtgtgtgtgcagtgtgtctagtgtttgtgtagtatgtgtgcagtgtgtctagtgtttgtgtagtgtgtgtgcagtgtgtctagtgtttgtgtagtgtgtgtgcagagtacatagtgcttgtgtagtgtgtgtgcagtgtgtctagtgtttgtgtagtgtgtgtgcagtgtgtctagtgcttgtgtagtatgtgtgcagtgtgtctagtgtttgtgcagtatgtgtgcagtgtgtctagtgtttgtgtagtgtgtgtgcagtgtgtctagTTTAGTATGTGCGCAGTGTGTCTAGtatttgtgtattgtgtgtgcagtatttctagtgtttgtgtagtgtgtgtgcagtgtgagtAGTGCTTGTGTAttatgtgtgcagtgtgtctagtgtttgtgtagagtgtgtgcagtgtgtctagtgtttgtgtagtgtgtgtgcagtgtgtctagtgtttgtgttgtatgtgtgcagtgtgtagtGCTTGTttagtatgtgtgcagtgtgtctagtgtttgtacagtatgtgtgcagtgtgtctagtgtttgtgtagtgtgtgtgcagtgtatctagtgtagtatgtgtgcagtgtgtgtctAGTGTTTGTGTAGAGTGTGTGCAGTGTGTCTAGTGTTTTTGTAGTATGTGTGCATTGTgtctagtgtttgtgtagtgtgtgcagtgtgtctagtgtttgtgtagtatgtgtgcagtgtgcctagtgtttgtgtagtgtgtgtgcagtgtgtatagtgcttgtgtagtatgtTTGCATTGTGTCTAGTGTTTTTGTAGTATGTGTGCAGTGTATATAGTGTTTGTGCTGTACGTGTGCAGTGtgtctagtgtttgtgtgtgtgcagtgtgtctagtgtttgtgtagtgtgtgtgcagtgtgtagtgtttgtgtagtgtgtctagtgtttgtgtgtgtgcagtgtgtctagtgtttgtgtagtgtgtgtgcagtgtgtctagtgtttgtgtagtgtgtgtgcagtgtgtgtaatgcttgtgtagtatgtgtgcagtgtgtctagtgtttgtgtagtgtgtgtgcagtgtgtctagtgctt from Bombina bombina isolate aBomBom1 chromosome 2, aBomBom1.pri, whole genome shotgun sequence harbors:
- the ADRA2C gene encoding alpha-2C adrenergic receptor, encoding MRVENQVLTWQGKQYVVSEELLYEWHFNNSMDVTENTTNLNSTFSNSSEPVLPPGMGQYTVTAIWGLAVIVGFLIIFTIVGNVFVVIAVLTSRALKAPQNLFLVSLASADILVATLVMPFSLANELMGYWYFGTVWCDIYLALDVLFCTSSIVHLCAISLDRYWSVTQAVEYNLKRTPRRIKGIIVTVWLISAVISFPPLISMDREPEDDVYPQCRLNDETWYILSSCIGSFFAPCVIMILVYIRIYQVAKLRTRTLSEKKPATDGSHTENGFSKGTTVKIPFDKENGHCPSRPTPQKSLELDDVDIEESSISESKRRKSSSREDNTDSGKERKSSKSNSFSKQSSRLSRSSNKSMDLFSSRKKKRSSVNRRKVTQAREKRFTFVLAVVMGVFVVCWFPFFFSYSLYGICREACEVPATLFKFFFWIGYCNSSLNPVIYTIFNQDFRRSFKKIICLGRRKTFMH